From Arcobacter lacus, one genomic window encodes:
- a CDS encoding ABC-2 transporter permease, with product MFERLFALIKKEFLAIKNDKKSLMVVVLPPIVQVILFSFAATLEVKNINLALLNQDDSYKSKELIKDLGSSSYIKSLNIVKSYEDGKYEIDRQKVIAFIVIPSDFSKDLEKGSSKVQVIFDGRRSNTSQIVEGYLNQIILNHYKKEQLNSKINIISRNFYNPNLENFWWIVPSLFASISMVVAMLLTSLSIAREKELGTFEQILVSPLSSIEILLGKLLPALFISVLESTFILFVAIYFFGVPLNGSIWLLYLSATVFLFSMSGIGLFISSISNTQQQAILGSFVVMLPSFLLSGFATPVSNMPQWLQPFTDFIPLKYYLELIKGIFLKDISFSIALTYLTPMFLFGVISLFGTVIYFKRKRA from the coding sequence ATGTTTGAAAGACTATTTGCTTTAATAAAAAAAGAATTTCTAGCAATCAAAAATGATAAAAAAAGTCTAATGGTAGTTGTTCTTCCTCCAATTGTTCAAGTAATACTATTCTCTTTTGCTGCAACACTTGAAGTAAAAAACATAAATTTAGCTCTTTTGAATCAAGATGATAGTTATAAAAGTAAAGAGTTAATAAAAGATTTGGGAAGTTCAAGTTATATAAAATCTCTAAATATTGTAAAAAGCTATGAAGATGGAAAATATGAAATAGATAGACAAAAAGTTATTGCTTTTATAGTTATTCCCTCAGATTTTTCAAAAGATTTAGAAAAAGGAAGTTCAAAAGTTCAAGTTATTTTTGATGGAAGACGCTCAAATACTTCTCAAATTGTCGAGGGATATTTAAACCAAATAATTTTAAATCATTATAAAAAAGAGCAACTCAATAGTAAAATAAATATTATTTCAAGAAATTTTTATAATCCAAATTTAGAAAACTTTTGGTGGATTGTTCCATCATTATTTGCCTCAATTTCAATGGTTGTTGCTATGCTTTTAACTTCATTATCAATAGCAAGAGAGAAAGAATTAGGAACTTTTGAACAAATACTTGTATCTCCTCTTAGTTCTATTGAAATCTTACTAGGAAAACTTCTTCCTGCTTTATTTATAAGTGTTTTAGAATCAACATTTATACTTTTTGTAGCAATCTATTTTTTTGGAGTACCTTTAAATGGCTCAATTTGGTTATTATATTTAAGCGCAACTGTTTTTTTATTTTCTATGTCAGGAATTGGACTTTTTATATCATCAATTTCAAATACTCAACAACAAGCAATTTTAGGAAGTTTTGTAGTTATGTTACCATCTTTTTTACTTTCAGGTTTTGCAACTCCAGTATCAAATATGCCTCAATGGTTGCAACCATTTACAGATTTTATACCTTTAAAATATTATTTGGAATTGATAAAAGGGATATTTTTAAAAGATATTAGTTTTTCTATTGCCCTAACATACTTAACTCCAATGTTTTTATTTGGAGTTATATCTTTATTTGGGACAGTAATTTACTTTAAAAGAAAAAGAGCTTGA
- a CDS encoding chemotaxis protein CheX gives MENKIYLTEDEKDCLQELMNVAYGSATAAITEILDAFAKLSIPKIQIINANEFQSYLSKELNLEEEHLISLQQINGTINGENMFVIDKKSAKNIAYKFGLEEDEINDEEISDIVLEITNILSSSTISKLAEDINTDVSFSAPTINNLTSINQLNNLFITKYEKIIIISTQLNFDDLNISAELFILTTDNSILYIKEKLKKILDEL, from the coding sequence ATGGAAAATAAAATATATTTAACAGAAGATGAAAAAGACTGTTTACAAGAGCTTATGAATGTTGCTTATGGTAGTGCAACAGCTGCAATTACGGAAATTTTAGATGCTTTTGCAAAACTATCAATACCAAAAATTCAAATAATAAATGCAAATGAATTTCAATCTTATTTATCAAAAGAATTGAATTTGGAAGAAGAGCATTTAATATCTTTACAACAAATAAATGGCACAATCAACGGTGAAAATATGTTTGTAATAGATAAAAAATCAGCAAAGAATATTGCTTATAAATTTGGATTAGAAGAAGATGAAATAAATGATGAAGAGATATCAGACATTGTTTTGGAAATTACAAATATTTTATCTTCTTCAACTATTAGCAAATTAGCTGAAGATATAAATACTGATGTTTCTTTTTCTGCTCCAACAATAAATAATTTAACTTCAATAAATCAATTAAATAATTTATTTATTACTAAATATGAAAAAATAATAATAATTTCAACTCAATTGAATTTTGATGATTTAAATATTTCTGCAGAATTATTTATCCTTACAACTGATAATTCGATTTTATACATAAAAGAAAAATTAAAAAAGATATTGGATGAACTTTGA
- a CDS encoding DnaJ C-terminal domain-containing protein produces MAKSLYETLEVNENASAEEIKKAYRKLARKYHPDVNKEAGAEDKFKEINAAYEVLSNPEKKQQYDQYGDSMFGGQHFQDFARSQGSNVDLDEILRQMFGQSGGFGSSGFSRGGFGGFGGFSEPDLDTNAQINIPFDVSILGGKQHISLNSDSFDVKIPEGIEDGQKIRAKGKGKSYQGQKGDLILKINVAKSPEYTREGDTLTKYFDVPLKTALFGGKIEIKTIHKDITLKVPQNTKQNQKFRVKELGVLNRKTGTRGDLYLKANIVLPKLEDLDSELVKMLEAKLPEK; encoded by the coding sequence ATGGCAAAAAGTTTATATGAAACATTAGAAGTAAATGAAAATGCTAGTGCTGAAGAGATAAAAAAAGCTTATAGAAAACTAGCAAGAAAATATCATCCTGACGTAAATAAAGAAGCAGGAGCAGAAGACAAATTTAAAGAAATCAACGCAGCTTATGAAGTTTTAAGTAATCCAGAGAAAAAACAACAATATGACCAATATGGTGATTCAATGTTTGGAGGTCAACATTTCCAAGATTTTGCAAGATCACAAGGTTCAAATGTTGATTTAGATGAAATTCTAAGACAAATGTTTGGTCAATCTGGTGGATTTGGAAGTTCAGGATTTTCAAGAGGAGGATTCGGTGGATTTGGAGGGTTTAGTGAACCTGACTTAGATACTAATGCTCAAATAAATATTCCTTTTGATGTTTCAATCCTTGGTGGAAAACAACACATCTCATTAAACAGCGATTCATTTGATGTAAAAATTCCAGAAGGAATTGAAGATGGACAAAAAATTAGAGCAAAAGGAAAAGGAAAATCTTATCAAGGACAAAAAGGTGATTTAATTTTAAAAATTAATGTTGCAAAAAGTCCTGAATATACAAGAGAAGGTGATACTTTAACAAAATATTTTGATGTTCCTTTAAAAACAGCTTTATTTGGTGGAAAAATTGAGATAAAAACAATTCATAAAGATATTACATTAAAAGTTCCACAAAATACAAAACAAAATCAAAAATTTAGAGTAAAAGAACTTGGTGTTTTAAATAGAAAAACTGGAACAAGAGGCGATTTATACTTAAAAGCTAATATTGTTTTACCAAAACTTGAAGATTTAGATTCTGAATTGGTAAAAATGTTAGAAGCAAAGCTTCCTGAAAAATAA
- a CDS encoding efflux RND transporter periplasmic adaptor subunit: MKKKLTIALIILLISFISYKIYSNIFLKNENNLTFYGNIDARTVNVGFRFLGKIENITKDEGEIVKKDEILVKLDTASLGKSLEELNEKIFASKLELSKLQTGYRQEEILEAKAAMEEAIENLNKTKDTYNRQANLFKTKSTSEENFTISQLNYKQALATLDKAKALYELRKNGYRDEDIKIQESNLKSLEIQAEKLKIDLNDSIIKAPVDGVILTRFKEIGAITNAGESILEIAKTDEFWVRAYIDEKNLGNIKPGLKMSIQTDSRDENYEGAIGFISPVAEFTPKNIETQELRADLVYSFRVIVKNPDDKIRQGMPVTLKIVQNNANN; this comes from the coding sequence GTGAAGAAAAAACTAACTATTGCACTCATTATTCTACTGATAAGTTTTATTTCTTATAAAATCTACTCAAATATATTTTTAAAAAATGAAAATAACCTCACATTCTATGGAAATATTGATGCAAGAACTGTAAATGTTGGATTTAGATTTTTAGGAAAAATTGAAAATATAACAAAAGATGAAGGTGAAATTGTCAAAAAAGACGAAATTTTAGTAAAACTTGATACAGCTAGTTTAGGAAAATCACTAGAAGAGTTGAACGAAAAGATTTTTGCATCAAAACTTGAACTATCAAAGTTACAAACAGGTTATAGACAAGAAGAGATTTTAGAAGCAAAAGCTGCAATGGAAGAAGCTATAGAAAATCTTAATAAAACAAAAGATACTTATAATAGACAAGCAAATTTATTTAAAACTAAATCAACTTCTGAAGAAAACTTTACAATTTCTCAACTAAATTATAAACAAGCTTTAGCAACTTTAGATAAAGCAAAAGCTCTTTATGAATTAAGAAAAAATGGTTATAGAGATGAAGATATAAAAATTCAAGAATCAAATTTAAAATCTTTAGAAATTCAAGCTGAAAAGCTAAAAATTGATTTAAATGATTCAATTATAAAAGCTCCAGTTGATGGAGTTATTCTTACAAGATTTAAAGAAATTGGTGCTATTACAAATGCTGGTGAAAGTATTTTAGAAATTGCAAAAACTGATGAATTTTGGGTAAGAGCATATATTGATGAAAAAAATCTAGGCAATATAAAACCTGGTTTGAAAATGTCTATTCAAACTGATTCGAGAGATGAAAATTATGAGGGAGCTATTGGATTTATTTCTCCAGTAGCTGAATTTACTCCTAAAAATATTGAAACTCAGGAATTAAGAGCTGATTTAGTTTATAGCTTTAGAGTTATAGTAAAAAATCCAGATGATAAGATAAGACAAGGTATGCCTGTAACTTTAAAAATAGTGCAAAATAATGCAAATAATTAG
- a CDS encoding type 1 periplasmic-binding domain-containing protein, whose amino-acid sequence MFSKDEWTQEELFKNKKILKKEGIKVVVIDTILKPLETIETITYNPYEMNNYPKNTVFVFYCDTGKTTKERIGYYKKKFPNYKCVSLKGGRAYFRPNFQLSDDE is encoded by the coding sequence ATGTTTTCCAAAGATGAATGGACGCAAGAAGAGTTATTTAAAAATAAAAAAATATTAAAAAAAGAGGGGATAAAAGTTGTAGTTATTGATACAATTTTAAAACCTCTTGAAACTATTGAAACGATAACTTATAATCCTTATGAAATGAACAATTATCCTAAAAATACAGTTTTTGTTTTTTATTGTGACACAGGGAAAACAACAAAAGAGAGAATAGGGTATTATAAAAAAAAGTTTCCAAATTATAAATGTGTAAGTTTAAAAGGTGGACGAGCATATTTTAGACCAAATTTTCAATTAAGTGATGATGAATGA
- a CDS encoding ABC transporter permease, with product MNLKRLKALTYKESLQVFRDPSSILIAFILPLILLFLMGYAVSLDARKIPIAIISKSNSELSQKLISSFISSNFFEVDLSKDKNIYLEQMQKSKIKAILTLNNDFGKNSKYNIQIITDGTEPNGAGLAQNYISAVIKLWAKANNIYNKENIILESRYWFNPPLSSRYFLLPGSIAIIMTLIGTLLTALVIAREWERGTMEALMATPATMSEILIGKLIPYFILGMFSMLLCFIVAYFWYEIPFMGSFFILIILSSIYLFSSLSIGLLISTLAKNQFVAAQMSLIVGFLPAFILSGFLFEIGNMPQWLQYITSIIPARYFVESLQTIFLAGNIYEIFIFDAFVMILISALLFAFVLKKSKKAL from the coding sequence ATGAATTTAAAAAGATTAAAAGCTTTAACTTATAAAGAGAGTTTACAAGTTTTTAGAGATCCTAGTTCTATTTTAATAGCTTTTATTTTACCTTTGATTTTACTATTTTTAATGGGTTATGCAGTATCTCTTGATGCTAGAAAAATTCCAATAGCTATTATTTCTAAAAGTAATAGCGAATTATCTCAAAAATTAATTTCTTCATTTATTAGTTCAAACTTTTTCGAAGTTGATTTAAGTAAAGATAAAAATATCTATTTAGAACAAATGCAAAAAAGTAAAATAAAAGCCATTTTAACTTTAAATAATGATTTTGGTAAAAATTCTAAATACAATATTCAAATAATTACAGATGGAACAGAACCAAATGGTGCAGGATTAGCTCAAAATTATATTAGTGCAGTGATAAAACTTTGGGCAAAAGCAAATAATATTTATAATAAAGAAAATATCATTTTAGAATCAAGATATTGGTTCAACCCTCCTCTTTCAAGTAGATACTTTTTGCTTCCTGGTTCTATTGCTATAATCATGACTTTAATTGGTACACTTTTGACTGCACTTGTAATAGCAAGAGAATGGGAAAGAGGAACTATGGAAGCACTTATGGCAACTCCTGCAACTATGAGTGAAATACTTATAGGAAAACTCATTCCTTACTTTATTTTAGGAATGTTTTCTATGCTTTTGTGTTTTATTGTTGCATATTTTTGGTATGAGATACCATTTATGGGAAGTTTTTTTATTTTAATAATATTAAGTTCTATTTATCTTTTTTCATCTTTAAGTATCGGTTTACTCATTTCTACATTAGCAAAAAATCAATTTGTTGCAGCACAAATGTCATTGATTGTTGGATTTTTACCTGCATTTATACTTTCTGGTTTTTTATTTGAAATAGGAAATATGCCACAATGGCTACAATATATAACTTCAATAATTCCTGCTAGATATTTTGTTGAATCACTTCAAACAATATTTTTGGCAGGAAATATTTATGAAATTTTTATTTTTGATGCTTTTGTAATGATTTTAATATCAGCTTTACTTTTTGCATTTGTTTTAAAGAAATCAAAAAAGGCTTTATGA
- a CDS encoding ATP-binding cassette domain-containing protein, producing MQIISASNLEKTFTDNTNAIKKINFSIFSGKITGIVGPDGAGKTTLIRMLTGLLAPTFGELKVLNYNMPNTSSDFLQQIGYMPQKFGLYEDLTVYENLKLYSDLQNIENSNNRIDELLTFTSLKKFQDRLAGKLSGGMKQKLGLACALIKKPKLLLLDEPGVGVDPISRIELWEIVQKLLEDDIAVVWSTSYLDEAQNCDEVILLNEGNCLYQGTPQNLKENMKDRVFLISGIFLQKRETLTKILEQDEILDAVLVGSKIRINLKKNTTLSKEFIYKLGEDVKIEAIEPIFEDCFVDILNIKTKAHSQLVENMKNIEKSSLKLIEAKSLTKKFGNFVATDNIDFEIGNGEIFGFLGPNGAGKSTTFKMLCGLLTPTFGTAKVLGEDLYKSNSNIKNSIGYMAQKFSLYGNLKIKDNLDFFSGIYGLKNKKREEKIEEMIEIFDFKNYLHLNANSLPLGIKQRLSLACSVMHEPKVLFLDEPTSGVDPITRKEFWTHINGMVKKGVSIMVTTHFMDEAEYCDKIMLIYKGKNIASGTPDELKALVGPNASMQDAFITLVKKYDKEDL from the coding sequence ATGCAAATAATTAGTGCTTCGAATTTAGAAAAAACCTTTACAGATAATACAAATGCTATAAAAAAAATAAACTTTTCTATTTTTAGTGGAAAAATAACGGGAATTGTAGGACCTGATGGAGCAGGAAAAACAACTTTAATTAGAATGCTTACAGGTTTATTAGCCCCTACTTTTGGTGAGCTAAAAGTTTTAAATTATAATATGCCAAATACTTCTAGCGATTTTTTACAACAAATTGGATATATGCCTCAAAAATTTGGTTTATATGAAGATTTAACTGTTTATGAAAATTTAAAACTTTATAGTGACTTACAAAATATTGAAAATTCCAATAATAGAATTGATGAACTTTTAACTTTTACTTCTTTAAAAAAATTTCAAGATAGATTAGCAGGAAAACTTTCTGGTGGAATGAAACAAAAACTAGGACTTGCATGTGCTTTAATAAAAAAACCAAAACTTCTTTTACTTGATGAACCAGGAGTTGGAGTTGATCCAATTTCTAGAATTGAACTATGGGAAATTGTACAAAAACTTTTAGAAGATGATATTGCAGTTGTTTGGAGTACTTCATATTTGGATGAGGCTCAAAATTGCGATGAAGTAATTTTATTAAATGAAGGAAATTGCCTTTATCAAGGAACTCCTCAAAATTTAAAAGAAAATATGAAAGATAGAGTTTTTTTAATAAGTGGAATATTTTTACAAAAAAGAGAAACTCTTACAAAAATTTTGGAACAAGATGAAATTTTAGATGCTGTTTTAGTTGGTTCAAAAATAAGAATTAATCTAAAAAAGAATACAACTTTGTCAAAAGAATTTATCTATAAACTTGGAGAAGATGTAAAAATAGAAGCAATTGAACCAATATTTGAAGATTGTTTTGTTGATATTTTAAATATAAAAACAAAAGCTCATTCACAACTTGTAGAAAATATGAAAAATATTGAAAAAAGTAGTTTAAAATTGATAGAAGCAAAAAGTTTAACTAAAAAATTTGGTAATTTCGTTGCAACTGATAATATAGATTTTGAGATAGGAAATGGTGAAATATTTGGATTTCTAGGTCCAAATGGTGCAGGAAAATCTACAACTTTTAAAATGCTTTGTGGTTTATTAACCCCTACTTTTGGAACAGCTAAAGTATTAGGAGAAGATTTATACAAATCAAATTCAAATATAAAAAACTCTATTGGTTATATGGCGCAAAAATTCTCTTTATATGGAAATTTAAAAATAAAAGATAATTTAGATTTTTTCTCAGGAATATATGGACTAAAAAACAAAAAAAGAGAAGAAAAAATAGAAGAGATGATAGAAATCTTTGATTTTAAAAACTATTTACATCTAAATGCAAATTCTTTACCTTTAGGAATAAAACAAAGACTCTCACTTGCATGTTCTGTTATGCATGAACCGAAAGTTTTATTTTTAGATGAACCAACTTCAGGAGTTGATCCAATCACTAGAAAAGAGTTTTGGACACATATAAATGGAATGGTTAAAAAAGGAGTTTCAATCATGGTAACAACTCATTTTATGGATGAAGCTGAGTATTGTGATAAGATAATGCTTATTTATAAAGGTAAAAATATAGCTAGTGGAACACCAGATGAATTAAAAGCTCTTGTTGGACCTAATGCATCTATGCAAGATGCTTTTATCACTTTAGTTAAAAAATATGATAAAGAAGATTTATAA
- a CDS encoding heat shock protein transcriptional repressor HspR, translating into METNSYIEPVYLISAVAEILNIHPQTLRQYEREGLIKPSRTNGKIRLYSQKDIDHIKYVLTLTRDLGVNLAGVDIILQLNKRIEELEKDMYIYKNKIKSINSLSVVPDTKALVVQKSSLNMVIVKK; encoded by the coding sequence ATGGAAACAAATAGCTATATAGAACCGGTTTATTTAATCTCTGCTGTTGCAGAGATTTTAAATATTCATCCTCAAACTCTAAGACAATACGAAAGAGAAGGTTTAATAAAGCCTTCAAGAACAAATGGTAAAATAAGACTATATTCTCAAAAAGATATCGATCATATCAAATATGTTTTAACTTTAACAAGAGATTTGGGTGTAAATTTAGCTGGTGTTGATATTATCTTACAATTAAATAAAAGAATTGAAGAGTTAGAAAAAGATATGTACATTTATAAAAATAAAATTAAAAGTATAAATTCTCTTTCTGTCGTTCCAGATACAAAAGCTTTAGTTGTACAAAAATCATCTTTGAATATGGTTATTGTAAAAAAATAG
- a CDS encoding sensor histidine kinase, translating to MKLDSNKFDIICNTVDNGIILINKNLEVLFWNKWLEIRTGVAASDIKNQNLIDFYPNIDHKKLKRKITTALKLNSSTFYTPQMSEFLINIELGKVADKVFNNMQQSITITPLDSESELVIIYIYDVTILSEINFKLKEVKEKVEEKNEELKLLFDTTMEAIILFKDDKVADCNKIAIDLFKYSSKNDLVGKHFEELIYNKKILEEINEKPIETTIIREDKSSFKALINIKDTPLNSQIFKILTIIDISEIKRKENLLAEQSKLAAMGEMIGNIAHQWRQPLNIISIAATNAKLKKEMNLLTDDILLDALKLISDTTEHLSNTIDVFTDFLKEDKEKSLFNLSQNIKNNISLIETILNENKIKIELDLDDEIYIYNFSNEFSQALINILHNAKDALNSTKSIDELRLIKISTKQLLNNIEISISDNAGGINKDIIDKIFEPYFTTKHKFQGTGLGLYMTRKIIKSSMKGEIIASNERFTYNQRNYEGAHFKILLPNNS from the coding sequence TTGAAATTAGACTCTAATAAATTTGATATAATTTGCAACACTGTAGACAATGGTATTATTCTTATAAATAAGAATTTAGAAGTTCTATTTTGGAATAAATGGTTAGAAATTAGAACCGGAGTTGCAGCTTCAGATATAAAAAATCAAAATTTAATAGATTTTTATCCAAATATTGATCACAAAAAATTAAAAAGAAAAATCACAACAGCTTTAAAACTAAACTCTTCTACTTTTTATACTCCACAGATGAGTGAATTTCTTATAAATATTGAATTAGGAAAAGTTGCAGATAAAGTTTTTAATAATATGCAACAAAGTATTACAATTACTCCTTTAGATTCAGAAAGTGAATTAGTAATTATCTATATTTATGATGTTACTATTTTATCTGAAATAAATTTTAAACTAAAAGAAGTAAAAGAAAAAGTTGAAGAAAAAAATGAAGAATTAAAACTTTTATTTGATACTACAATGGAAGCTATAATTCTATTCAAAGATGATAAAGTAGCTGATTGTAATAAAATTGCTATTGATCTTTTCAAGTATAGCTCAAAAAATGATTTAGTTGGTAAACACTTCGAAGAATTAATTTATAACAAAAAGATTTTAGAAGAAATCAATGAAAAACCAATTGAAACAACTATTATTAGAGAAGACAAAAGCTCTTTTAAAGCTCTAATAAACATAAAAGATACTCCTTTAAATTCTCAAATTTTCAAAATATTAACTATTATTGATATAAGTGAAATAAAAAGAAAAGAAAATCTACTTGCAGAACAATCAAAACTTGCTGCAATGGGTGAAATGATAGGAAATATTGCACATCAATGGAGACAGCCTTTAAATATTATTTCTATTGCAGCAACAAATGCTAAACTAAAAAAAGAGATGAATTTATTAACAGATGACATCTTACTTGATGCTTTGAAATTAATCTCAGATACAACTGAACATTTATCAAATACAATTGATGTTTTTACAGATTTCTTAAAAGAAGACAAAGAAAAATCACTATTTAATTTAAGTCAAAATATAAAAAATAATATTTCACTAATTGAAACTATTTTAAATGAAAATAAAATAAAAATTGAACTAGATTTAGATGATGAAATTTATATATACAATTTTTCAAATGAATTTAGTCAAGCTCTAATAAATATCTTGCATAATGCAAAAGATGCACTAAATTCAACTAAAAGTATAGATGAACTTAGATTAATAAAAATTTCTACAAAACAATTACTAAATAATATTGAAATTTCTATATCTGATAATGCAGGTGGAATAAATAAAGATATCATTGATAAGATTTTTGAACCTTATTTCACAACAAAACACAAATTTCAAGGAACTGGACTTGGTCTTTATATGACTCGAAAAATTATAAAATCTAGCATGAAAGGCGAAATTATCGCATCAAATGAAAGATTTACTTATAATCAGAGAAATTATGAAGGTGCTCACTTTAAAATTCTTTTACCAAACAATAGTTGA
- a CDS encoding HU family DNA-binding protein gives MNKAEFIDAVAAKAGLSKKDAKGAVDAVLDTITEALVKKESVSFIGFGTFATAARAARTAKVPGTTKTVDVPATTVAKFKVGKALKEAVAK, from the coding sequence ATGAACAAAGCAGAGTTTATCGATGCAGTAGCTGCAAAAGCTGGTTTATCTAAAAAAGATGCAAAAGGTGCAGTTGATGCTGTATTAGATACTATTACTGAAGCATTAGTAAAAAAAGAATCTGTAAGCTTTATCGGATTTGGTACATTCGCAACAGCTGCTAGAGCAGCTAGAACAGCAAAAGTTCCAGGTACAACTAAAACTGTAGATGTTCCTGCTACAACTGTTGCTAAATTTAAAGTTGGAAAAGCTTTAAAAGAAGCAGTAGCTAAATAA
- a CDS encoding FAD-dependent oxidoreductase: protein MKEFDYVVIGAGIAGCSIVHFLKKYSNSILLIDKNEDVAYGASGAAGAFLSPLLGKPNDFKDLVTKALNFSIDYYKNNFSEELQNFGTCRIPKNEEDEKKFQSYIPYMDFEFEKFESGYFFPIGSVINPYGICKKLTNNIEKLFNYEVKKIEQIEKDWFINDEIKAKNLFLATGADISLVNENYFDIRAVWGQKIDVLTSTKVEINYHKECSLSKSKKLENGKYLVSIGATHNRFTQDMSETSYNLKLANINKLEHNIKTKEIIESDIEKLLKKANDIKILENVEVVDVKIGARASSIDYFPMVGRLVDSKNSIKKYPHIKNGTHIKDENLIMLENLYTLNGVGGRGFVLSLYLANCLVENVVNQKSLDKNITNYRLFSRWAKKQKENI from the coding sequence ATGAAAGAGTTTGATTATGTAGTTATTGGTGCTGGAATTGCAGGTTGTTCGATAGTTCATTTTTTGAAGAAATACTCAAATTCAATTTTACTTATAGATAAAAATGAGGATGTAGCTTATGGAGCAAGTGGAGCTGCTGGTGCATTTTTATCTCCACTTTTAGGAAAACCTAATGATTTCAAAGATTTAGTGACAAAAGCTTTAAATTTTTCTATAGATTATTACAAAAACAATTTTAGTGAAGAGTTACAAAATTTTGGAACTTGTAGAATTCCAAAAAATGAAGAAGATGAAAAAAAATTTCAAAGTTATATTCCTTATATGGATTTTGAGTTTGAAAAGTTTGAAAGTGGATATTTTTTCCCTATAGGAAGTGTTATAAATCCTTATGGAATTTGTAAAAAATTGACAAATAATATAGAAAAACTTTTTAACTATGAAGTAAAAAAAATAGAACAAATTGAAAAAGATTGGTTTATAAATGATGAAATAAAAGCAAAAAATCTTTTTTTAGCAACAGGTGCAGATATCTCTTTAGTAAATGAAAATTACTTTGATATAAGAGCAGTTTGGGGACAAAAAATTGATGTTTTAACTTCTACGAAAGTAGAAATAAATTATCATAAAGAGTGTTCTTTATCTAAAAGTAAAAAACTTGAAAATGGTAAATATTTAGTTTCAATTGGTGCAACGCACAATAGATTTACGCAAGATATGAGTGAAACAAGTTATAATTTAAAATTAGCAAATATAAATAAATTAGAACACAATATAAAAACTAAAGAAATTATAGAATCTGATATTGAAAAACTGTTAAAAAAAGCAAATGATATAAAAATATTGGAAAATGTTGAAGTTGTAGATGTTAAGATTGGTGCAAGAGCTTCAAGTATTGATTATTTTCCAATGGTTGGAAGACTTGTAGATTCTAAAAATAGTATAAAAAAATATCCTCATATAAAAAATGGAACACATATAAAAGATGAAAATTTAATCATGCTTGAAAATCTCTACACTTTAAATGGTGTTGGAGGAAGAGGGTTTGTTTTATCTTTATATCTTGCAAATTGTTTGGTTGAAAATGTAGTAAATCAAAAAAGTTTAGATAAAAATATTACAAATTATAGGCTATTTTCAAGATGGGCAAAAAAACAAAAGGAAAACATATGA
- a CDS encoding response regulator produces the protein MKILVTDDSKMARKMVIRTLEESTIKDLEIYEAQNGQEALDLYKKISPKIVFLDLTMPIMDGFEALEKIKEFDENAKVVIISADIQKLSMDRVRELGAFNFIKKPIDTLKMQQILEKIDEVG, from the coding sequence ATGAAGATTTTAGTTACAGATGATTCTAAAATGGCAAGAAAAATGGTTATCAGAACTTTAGAAGAATCTACTATAAAAGATTTAGAAATTTATGAAGCACAAAATGGACAAGAAGCACTTGATTTATATAAAAAGATTTCTCCTAAAATTGTTTTTCTTGATCTAACAATGCCAATAATGGATGGATTTGAGGCTCTTGAAAAAATAAAAGAGTTTGATGAAAATGCAAAAGTGGTAATTATTTCAGCAGATATTCAAAAACTTTCTATGGATAGAGTAAGAGAACTTGGCGCTTTTAATTTTATTAAAAAACCTATTGATACATTAAAAATGCAACAAATTTTAGAAAAAATAGATGAAGTAGGATGA